The Corallococcus exiguus genome has a window encoding:
- a CDS encoding acetyl-CoA acetyltransferase yields MKDANRIPVIVGVGQINDRPEDPLRGLDSLGLMEAALRAADADAGGGWLSRLDSLAVVDQLSFRQMGPLPLALAERLGARPRIHEQTAEANGDSPVRLLHEAANRVASGAVEVAAVVGGEALRTAARRAALAAGDAPSAHNAATSIGVQAHAAYRKRYGLNSPVDVYPLYENAGRAAYGQTLAEAQRESGEIWSRFSQVAAGNPGAWIREPLSVEEIVTPSPSNRPIAFPYWKRMVANSAVNQGAGFLVTSLANALARGVPEDRLVYVGRGAAAHEPEDFLARDGYASSPSMAVSLRRTLELNGLTVDMLDFVEFYSCFPCVPKMARRVLGWPLEKPATVFGGLTFGGGPIANYMSHAVVSMVQRLREQGRHGLLFGNGGFATHNHSLVLTREPRPAGTLPQPFEHQAEADAARGPVPPFVEDATGPGRIETYTVLYERDGSPRFGVIVGRGASGERFLAKIPAHDTAGIDFLCDGKEEPIGSEGHAVAGPGGDILWHRASSYGV; encoded by the coding sequence GTGGGCGTGGGGCAGATCAACGACCGGCCGGAGGATCCGCTGCGGGGCCTGGATTCGCTGGGCTTGATGGAGGCCGCGCTGCGAGCGGCGGACGCGGATGCGGGCGGTGGGTGGCTCTCCCGGCTGGATTCGCTGGCGGTGGTGGATCAGCTCTCGTTCCGGCAGATGGGGCCGTTGCCGCTCGCGTTGGCGGAGCGCCTGGGTGCACGGCCGCGCATTCATGAACAGACGGCGGAGGCCAACGGGGACAGCCCGGTGCGGCTGCTCCACGAGGCCGCCAACCGCGTTGCCTCCGGTGCCGTGGAGGTCGCGGCGGTCGTGGGCGGCGAGGCCCTGCGCACGGCTGCCCGGCGAGCGGCACTGGCTGCGGGGGATGCACCCTCCGCGCACAACGCCGCGACGAGCATCGGTGTCCAGGCTCACGCGGCCTACCGGAAGCGCTACGGCCTCAACTCGCCGGTGGACGTCTATCCCCTGTATGAGAACGCCGGCCGCGCCGCGTATGGCCAGACGCTGGCGGAGGCGCAGCGGGAGAGTGGCGAAATCTGGTCGCGGTTCTCGCAGGTCGCGGCGGGCAATCCGGGGGCGTGGATCCGCGAGCCTTTGTCCGTGGAAGAGATTGTCACGCCCTCGCCGTCCAACCGGCCCATCGCGTTTCCATATTGGAAGCGAATGGTGGCGAACAGCGCCGTCAATCAGGGCGCGGGGTTCCTTGTCACCAGCCTGGCGAATGCGCTCGCGCGCGGTGTGCCGGAGGACCGCCTCGTGTACGTGGGACGGGGCGCGGCGGCGCACGAGCCGGAGGACTTCCTCGCGCGCGATGGCTATGCAAGCTCACCGAGCATGGCCGTGTCGCTGCGCCGCACGCTGGAGTTGAATGGGTTGACTGTCGACATGCTCGACTTCGTGGAGTTCTACAGTTGCTTCCCGTGCGTGCCGAAGATGGCGCGCCGGGTGCTGGGCTGGCCGCTGGAGAAGCCCGCCACCGTGTTCGGGGGGCTCACGTTCGGTGGTGGGCCCATCGCCAACTACATGAGCCACGCGGTGGTCAGCATGGTGCAGCGGCTGCGAGAGCAGGGCCGTCATGGCCTGCTCTTTGGCAACGGCGGCTTCGCTACGCACAATCACAGCCTCGTGCTCACGCGCGAACCGCGGCCTGCTGGAACACTGCCCCAGCCCTTCGAGCATCAGGCGGAAGCGGACGCCGCGCGCGGCCCGGTCCCTCCGTTCGTGGAGGACGCCACGGGCCCCGGCCGCATCGAGACGTACACCGTGCTGTACGAACGCGACGGCAGCCCGAGGTTCGGCGTCATCGTCGGGCGCGGCGCGTCCGGTGAGCGTTTCCTCGCGAAGATCCCGGCCCACGACACCGCGGGCATCGACTTCCTGTGCGACGGGAAGGAGGAGCCTATCGGCAGTGAAGGTCACGCCGTCGCCGGACCCGGCGGGGACATCCTCTGGCACCGGGCTTCCTCCTACGGCGTATAG